A window of the Desulforapulum autotrophicum HRM2 genome harbors these coding sequences:
- the csrA gene encoding carbon storage regulator CsrA, with product MLVLTRKVGESIRISDDIVVKVIDIGKNRIRIGIDAPSTVSVLRNEVYEEIHQENILSSRGSVTDLAKAATLWARKSKKEE from the coding sequence ATGCTTGTTCTTACACGGAAGGTTGGGGAGAGTATCAGGATATCCGATGATATCGTTGTCAAAGTCATTGATATCGGCAAAAACAGGATTCGCATCGGCATTGATGCGCCGTCGACCGTTTCCGTGTTAAGGAACGAGGTGTACGAAGAGATTCACCAGGAAAATATCCTTTCGTCACGGGGAAGCGTTACCGACTTGGCTAAGGCTGCCACCCTTTGGGCCAGAAAGAGTAAAAAAGAGGAATAA
- the fliS gene encoding flagellar export chaperone FliS: protein MNANMAYQTYQQSQTHECMEPAQLTLLLYKEAIRRLNLTKSALLEKDIPKRGENLGRAIAIISELNACIPGDNQPDEILFLKGLYTSILMELPKVNITKNPATLDTALKYIQRLKDIWENDVMGGGQPKKKIALVKNIEYA from the coding sequence ATGAACGCAAACATGGCATATCAAACCTATCAGCAATCCCAGACACATGAATGTATGGAACCGGCACAGCTCACCCTTCTCCTTTATAAGGAAGCCATCAGAAGGCTCAACCTGACAAAGAGTGCTCTTTTGGAAAAAGACATCCCCAAACGGGGCGAGAACCTTGGCAGGGCCATAGCCATCATCTCAGAACTGAACGCCTGCATTCCTGGGGACAACCAGCCCGATGAAATTCTTTTTTTAAAGGGCCTTTACACATCAATACTTATGGAACTTCCCAAGGTGAATATAACTAAAAACCCAGCGACCCTGGATACGGCATTAAAATACATCCAGCGGCTAAAGGATATCTGGGAAAATGACGTCATGGGCGGTGGGCAACCTAAAAAAAAGATAGCCCTGGTCAAAAATATCGAGTATGCATAA
- the fliW gene encoding flagellar assembly protein FliW: protein MLEIETRKFGRIEVDEAKIVVMPDGMLGFESYKRYVLIQEKIMEPFKLYQAVDNPDLAFFVIDPFLVIEDYAIDQHRVLKAASWRRDDDISYLAVVTIPAHRPDQMTVNLMGPIAINNAKKESYQLILENSGYPLKHSLFPG from the coding sequence ATGCTGGAAATTGAGACTCGCAAATTTGGCAGGATAGAGGTTGACGAGGCAAAAATAGTGGTAATGCCCGACGGGATGCTCGGCTTTGAAAGCTACAAACGCTATGTGCTGATCCAGGAAAAAATTATGGAGCCGTTCAAGCTCTACCAGGCAGTGGACAATCCTGACCTGGCTTTTTTTGTCATTGACCCTTTTCTTGTGATAGAAGATTACGCCATTGACCAGCACAGGGTTCTCAAGGCAGCGTCCTGGCGCAGGGATGATGACATTTCCTACCTGGCCGTGGTTACCATTCCCGCCCACAGGCCCGATCAGATGACCGTCAATCTCATGGGGCCCATTGCCATAAACAACGCAAAGAAAGAAAGCTATCAGCTCATCCTCGAAAACAGCGGGTATCCCCTCAAGCATTCACTGTTTCCGGGATAA
- the flgL gene encoding flagellar hook-associated protein FlgL: MRVPNISIYSSATYRLGTITSNLQDANEVVSTQKRINSMSDDPIGLSQVMGMNTNLKGLEQFNRNIDMGKTWLDTGEAALTSTNDSLLELKISIQQLSSAAAGTDQRAAMADNVDNIIKQLVDIGNSQVLDNYIFSGSKISEKPLTFDNELNPTAVVYNGDSNPFSIKTGETSTLEVGRNGAKIFWEDKITIDGSNNSLDFREFSPDYLQAGNELTAVVADGTYTKEELAEAIETAMDKVSATNEGYGLKYDVRFDSTSGTFSIQDDGSKKGAHVELLLGSGTHSGKSIDAIESDQAVLGFTITELNNTFEFREDLGTGLGEPLTVVIPSQDYDSGKSLASKVQYEMNQVSSGGYQVSFNDVTNKFAIRAESGTNLEAFQVNWNSEPSLNSAADALGFTQDDLYPSGGDLSHGVGTSIAPDIGFDSVDIRDAVVSDNKVSFDPATLVSDPITITAGDNDEIVFYEDRDDGYGLQGPMAITLTPGVVYSETGSPDFTDLANEIEALMETASEDYYPEVSGKIDYEVSFDRGKKVFVIQEEGKSRLKELQFDWTASSSAKALGKDLGFDSKISVHTPPASDDAPEWGVFNTLFDLKDYLVANDVEGLTRTLSRLDSHMDQVQSYIADSGLKQNNLEIRVNVMSETTLSVTERRSMVEDADIVQSVMDLKAIETAYEAALASTSKIMSISLVDYM; the protein is encoded by the coding sequence ATGAGAGTACCCAATATTTCAATTTATTCATCGGCCACCTATCGACTCGGAACGATCACCAGTAATCTCCAGGATGCCAATGAGGTCGTTTCCACCCAGAAACGTATCAATTCCATGTCCGATGATCCCATTGGCCTGAGCCAGGTAATGGGGATGAATACAAACCTTAAGGGGCTTGAACAGTTTAATAGAAATATTGATATGGGAAAAACATGGCTTGATACGGGAGAGGCGGCCCTGACATCCACCAACGATTCTCTGCTTGAACTCAAGATTAGTATTCAGCAGCTTTCCAGTGCTGCAGCGGGCACGGATCAAAGGGCTGCCATGGCGGACAATGTTGACAATATCATCAAGCAATTGGTGGATATTGGCAATTCCCAGGTGCTGGACAACTATATTTTCAGCGGTTCAAAAATTTCTGAAAAACCCTTGACCTTTGACAATGAACTCAACCCTACAGCCGTGGTTTACAACGGCGACTCAAACCCGTTTTCCATTAAAACCGGTGAGACTTCAACCCTTGAGGTGGGAAGAAACGGGGCAAAAATATTCTGGGAAGACAAGATCACCATTGACGGATCAAACAATTCACTTGATTTCAGGGAATTTTCTCCCGATTATTTACAGGCGGGAAATGAACTGACGGCGGTTGTTGCCGATGGCACCTATACCAAAGAAGAACTTGCCGAGGCCATTGAAACTGCCATGGACAAAGTTTCAGCCACCAATGAAGGGTATGGTTTGAAATACGATGTTCGTTTTGATTCAACCTCTGGGACGTTTTCCATTCAGGATGACGGATCAAAAAAAGGTGCCCATGTGGAGCTTCTTTTGGGGAGCGGCACCCATTCGGGTAAGAGTATCGACGCCATTGAAAGTGATCAGGCCGTGCTTGGGTTTACCATTACTGAATTGAACAACACTTTTGAGTTCCGGGAAGATTTAGGGACAGGCCTTGGGGAACCCCTTACTGTTGTTATTCCCTCCCAGGATTATGACAGTGGTAAATCCCTGGCCTCAAAGGTTCAATATGAGATGAACCAGGTCTCTTCGGGTGGGTATCAGGTTTCCTTTAATGATGTGACCAATAAATTTGCCATTCGGGCTGAGAGCGGCACAAATCTTGAGGCTTTTCAGGTGAACTGGAACAGTGAACCCAGTCTTAATTCCGCGGCAGATGCCCTTGGCTTTACCCAGGATGACCTTTATCCTTCGGGTGGGGATTTAAGTCATGGGGTCGGCACCAGTATCGCTCCGGATATTGGATTTGATTCGGTTGACATAAGGGATGCCGTTGTCAGCGACAACAAGGTTTCTTTTGATCCTGCGACCCTGGTATCAGACCCCATAACCATAACTGCGGGTGATAACGATGAGATCGTTTTTTATGAGGACAGAGACGATGGCTACGGCCTCCAGGGACCCATGGCCATAACCCTCACCCCGGGTGTTGTTTATTCGGAAACCGGTTCACCGGATTTTACAGATCTTGCCAACGAGATCGAAGCATTGATGGAAACGGCATCCGAGGATTACTATCCAGAGGTTTCAGGCAAAATTGACTATGAAGTTTCCTTTGATCGTGGTAAAAAGGTGTTTGTGATTCAGGAGGAAGGAAAATCCAGGTTAAAGGAGCTTCAATTTGACTGGACGGCGAGCAGCTCGGCAAAAGCCCTTGGCAAGGACCTTGGATTTGATTCTAAAATAAGTGTCCATACGCCACCCGCGAGCGATGACGCACCTGAGTGGGGTGTTTTTAACACCCTGTTTGATCTAAAGGATTATCTTGTCGCAAACGATGTTGAGGGGCTGACCCGCACATTGTCCCGGCTGGATTCCCACATGGACCAGGTGCAGTCCTATATTGCCGATTCCGGTTTAAAGCAGAATAACCTTGAAATCAGGGTCAATGTAATGTCGGAAACTACCTTAAGCGTTACAGAGAGGCGTTCCATGGTTGAGGACGCTGACATTGTCCAGTCAGTGATGGATCTGAAGGCCATTGAGACAGCCTATGAAGCAGCACTTGCCTCAACTTCCAAGATCATGAGCATCAGTCTGGTTGATTACATGTAA
- the fliD gene encoding flagellar filament capping protein FliD: MSSGSISTLGIGSGLDLQGILDDLRAVDQTTITNQETEQTGIKEKVQEFNQLNSTLLSMKSTALDLSLGSNFLNREITASGNAVTATSVSGAKTMSHSMEVTALASHSSWNSEGISEKTDSVAVADGTFSFRMGETGSSVSIEIPAGTTLQGLADLINESDANPGVTASIADTGVGDEPYRLVLTSDNTGEDNRIFIDSQLSGLELTESGGAFHTPPTSDAAVADTMDITGANNEIVFRERLVDGTLGAALTATIPEIEGYAPEDLAAAVETAMEAASLSGGNAIDYTVSFDTIEKKFTIEANGSDLYELNMDWENSSAATDLGFNKETDTYRLHDSNLNARFTVDAIAYQRQSNTAITDVIQGISLNMTETGTSTISATEDLGDVKTAIQELVESLNTLKTEIDSNNTYDSDTQTKGVLFGENAVNRIDDELLTFMGNAITTGSSITNLFDLGLEIDEDGVFSIDETVLDAMLSANAREVQTFFIGDLESETTGFADLLNEKLRAYTGSDGLIPTETDAAQDRIDRITTEIADDTARLDKRYEIMANQFVQLDIFMQQMTAQSDYLTQIFESDTDS; the protein is encoded by the coding sequence ATGAGTTCAGGCAGTATATCAACATTAGGTATTGGTTCAGGCCTTGACCTCCAGGGAATTCTTGACGATTTAAGGGCCGTGGATCAAACGACCATCACCAACCAGGAAACCGAACAAACCGGTATTAAAGAGAAAGTCCAGGAATTCAACCAGCTGAATTCAACCCTTCTCTCCATGAAATCAACGGCCCTGGATCTCTCCCTGGGGTCCAACTTTCTGAACAGAGAAATCACTGCCTCGGGTAACGCCGTGACAGCCACATCAGTTTCGGGTGCCAAAACAATGTCCCACTCGATGGAGGTGACAGCCCTTGCCTCCCACAGTTCGTGGAACTCAGAAGGGATTTCTGAAAAAACAGACTCCGTGGCTGTGGCCGACGGCACCTTTTCCTTTAGAATGGGGGAAACAGGGTCATCTGTTTCCATTGAAATCCCCGCCGGAACAACCCTCCAGGGACTTGCGGACCTGATCAACGAAAGCGATGCCAATCCAGGCGTAACCGCATCCATTGCCGACACAGGCGTGGGAGATGAGCCCTATCGCCTGGTTCTCACCAGTGACAATACCGGTGAGGATAACAGAATATTCATTGACAGCCAGCTTTCAGGCCTTGAACTCACCGAATCCGGCGGGGCGTTCCATACACCCCCCACAAGCGACGCAGCCGTTGCCGACACCATGGACATTACAGGTGCCAACAATGAAATCGTCTTCAGGGAAAGACTTGTCGACGGCACCCTTGGCGCTGCCCTCACAGCCACCATTCCCGAAATTGAGGGATACGCTCCGGAAGATCTTGCCGCTGCTGTGGAAACAGCCATGGAGGCCGCATCCCTATCGGGGGGCAATGCCATTGACTACACGGTATCCTTTGACACCATTGAAAAAAAATTCACCATTGAAGCGAACGGGTCAGACCTTTATGAACTGAACATGGATTGGGAAAACTCTTCAGCTGCCACGGATCTGGGTTTTAACAAGGAAACAGACACCTACAGACTCCATGATTCCAATTTAAATGCAAGGTTCACGGTTGACGCCATCGCCTACCAGAGGCAGTCAAACACCGCCATAACCGATGTCATCCAGGGAATTTCCCTTAACATGACAGAAACCGGGACCAGCACCATCAGCGCCACAGAAGATCTTGGAGATGTCAAAACAGCCATCCAGGAACTGGTGGAGTCCCTGAACACCCTGAAGACAGAGATAGATTCCAACAACACCTATGACAGCGACACCCAGACAAAAGGGGTATTGTTTGGGGAAAATGCCGTCAACCGGATCGATGACGAGCTTTTAACATTCATGGGCAACGCTATTACCACGGGAAGTTCCATAACAAACCTGTTTGACCTTGGGCTTGAAATTGACGAAGACGGAGTCTTCAGTATTGACGAAACAGTTCTGGACGCCATGCTTTCAGCAAATGCCCGAGAGGTTCAGACCTTTTTTATCGGTGACCTTGAATCTGAAACCACTGGATTTGCAGACCTTTTAAATGAAAAACTGAGGGCATATACAGGTTCTGACGGTCTTATCCCAACTGAGACAGATGCGGCCCAGGACCGGATAGATCGAATCACCACAGAAATAGCAGACGATACAGCAAGGCTTGATAAACGGTATGAGATCATGGCCAATCAGTTTGTCCAACTTGATATTTTCATGCAACAGATGACAGCACAATCGGATTATTTAACACAAATATTTGAATCAGATACAGATAGTTAA
- a CDS encoding rod-binding protein, whose translation MDPINSMDLSLSTAKIDRAKANDPTNKDQKELTKACQGFEAIFFSTMVKSMRQTLPGDALFGKSQGVEIFESMYDQALVDRLAGSGRGVGIAEMLEASLDR comes from the coding sequence ATGGACCCCATTAATTCAATGGACCTCAGCCTTTCCACGGCTAAAATTGACAGGGCAAAGGCAAATGATCCCACGAACAAGGATCAAAAAGAACTCACCAAGGCCTGCCAGGGATTTGAGGCTATTTTTTTTTCAACCATGGTGAAATCCATGCGCCAGACCCTGCCCGGGGATGCCCTGTTTGGCAAGAGCCAGGGGGTTGAGATCTTTGAATCCATGTACGACCAGGCACTTGTTGACCGGCTGGCAGGTTCAGGCAGGGGGGTTGGCATTGCTGAAATGCTGGAAGCCTCCCTGGACAGGTAG
- a CDS encoding flagellar protein FlaG, whose amino-acid sequence MNTSNTATTDTNTISPPSSLYTGNVKRNGTEPTNESGQLKIVGKSNSISKFDKTAKDVVSKEEASDIVENLYELTDMLQTSLTFQVDEKSDSVVIKVIDKKNNGVIRQIPNEDILKLREKMDEMTGLLLSESV is encoded by the coding sequence ATGAACACAAGCAATACTGCAACGACAGATACCAATACGATCTCCCCACCTTCATCCCTCTACACGGGCAATGTCAAACGTAACGGCACTGAGCCGACCAACGAATCAGGGCAACTCAAAATCGTTGGAAAATCAAACAGTATCAGCAAGTTTGACAAAACGGCTAAAGACGTTGTCTCCAAGGAAGAGGCCAGCGATATTGTCGAGAACCTTTACGAACTTACAGACATGCTCCAGACCTCCCTGACCTTCCAGGTGGACGAAAAAAGTGACTCTGTGGTCATCAAGGTCATTGACAAAAAGAACAATGGGGTCATCCGCCAGATTCCCAACGAAGACATTCTGAAACTGAGGGAAAAAATGGATGAAATGACCGGGCTTCTTTTAAGCGAAAGTGTGTAA
- the flgK gene encoding flagellar hook-associated protein FlgK, which translates to MAGISSTLNIAQGAIAAQQYGLNVTGNNIANVNNPDYSLQVADQKSNTPASYSGFLFGTGVSVDQIQQRVNQLLENRLTDAKSSQAAFEEAESYLSVVESFFDESSETSINSIMGQFWTSWQDLSNNPLGSSERVAVYDTAKNLTERFNSVNGDLAGLRTDLNSEISTTLGQINDITDQIADINLEITGLELNKTANGQRDERNALVDELGTLININTFEQSNGAIIINAGNGFSLVNGGDNYALSFDEDQVMWQGSYGSKVDISDKISGGKLGGWLDLRDEIIPKYQADIDVLAENMIWTMNYQHSQGAGLTYFTDPVVGEYQADDSGLLSSLAFGDRIDYGEDFKMWIMDQSGSEPVYRSVEVDMGISEAAVSDWEGTALGSVQASYQLTVVEGATVGDREVAEFDGSGLAEVQTGTSVSEALNLSIAGQTLTISGGPDGTQKIDVQDIGGQALRSAASIADALNKIDGVEAHASETSATFDLGGVPLDGEEVKYTLVVDGIKLNQTFTVDSTVGTFQKQFEDSLGDAAETINGINTDEDFSAAGLTVTSSSGKTIGVQGLEIGAVDGSETITFEGAIVNEAGFGDEVAVITGTVTLVHNPGMSFSSSVSGSGNGEIFENGKAVSGSSIITLGGKDGFTNFTDGDTVGFNVDGHKVSYTPDAGFMTDEDHADRLVVEIKDVFLTDGVDGDYTVFATGGSVSILKDSALEEPIEITNFTEAVSNDATLRVSTGTGSTTNQPVNGLLESKNAFGRNSASSTLYNETGWIQWEKRDTEGLLTGESGLIQVQDDGRVEIQEQGVTTLSFNIGSGTLVAGNTLTLNTDTSGTVDPLDFRIRGTANSISDTYMFTVESGGKVGTLPEYGESPLVIRWTSSNGYGSFEIEGEDPPLTPETPFEVEVDGMTLVISDGTLFTGDVFTITTDTSGNPLSTNGDGWPTGERLSDWHWTLDSFADQVNRTSSGISASATLDNRLTFEASDTYHDVVNLSFENASGNVGFMAANTLVSVENYANLDFEVQDLTFARADSGQWTVQNDPTGGNITLLPDGGDDDGFGIDFNGDEIADIKVSFKNKITGEGSLSFDLLKTDASELSFAFGDDSGTTAGVMAAAGINTFFSGNDSMTMAVNHALLNSNYISAAMINNETGEISQGDNRNALNLSDLQFKTIDMETWSYDRGVDAESSLTLSTLDSYYQRMIGSLGIKSRSIQSSRQFSDVMVTNLTDQRDAISAVSLDEEMINLIKYQHAFGAASKLVTVSDEMLNTLLGMR; encoded by the coding sequence ATGGCAGGAATATCGTCCACACTGAACATTGCCCAGGGGGCCATCGCTGCCCAGCAGTACGGACTTAACGTTACCGGAAATAATATCGCCAATGTTAACAATCCAGATTACAGCCTTCAGGTCGCCGATCAAAAGAGCAACACCCCGGCCTCTTATTCCGGTTTTTTGTTCGGCACGGGTGTCAGTGTCGATCAGATCCAGCAGCGGGTTAACCAACTCCTTGAAAACAGGCTTACCGATGCAAAATCTTCCCAGGCTGCATTTGAAGAGGCAGAATCCTATTTGAGCGTGGTTGAAAGCTTTTTTGACGAGTCTTCAGAAACCAGTATTAACAGCATTATGGGCCAATTCTGGACTTCCTGGCAGGATTTGTCGAATAACCCTCTTGGGTCTTCCGAGCGGGTTGCCGTTTATGATACGGCAAAAAATCTTACCGAGCGTTTTAATTCGGTAAATGGAGATCTTGCGGGACTTCGGACGGATCTCAACAGTGAAATCTCCACCACCCTTGGTCAGATTAACGACATTACCGATCAGATCGCAGACATAAACCTGGAAATCACAGGGCTTGAGCTGAACAAAACGGCCAATGGTCAGCGGGATGAGAGAAATGCCCTGGTGGATGAGCTTGGGACTCTCATCAACATTAACACCTTTGAACAGTCCAACGGTGCCATTATCATCAATGCAGGAAATGGGTTCTCCCTGGTAAACGGGGGGGATAATTATGCGCTTTCCTTTGATGAAGACCAGGTCATGTGGCAGGGTTCCTATGGTTCCAAGGTCGATATCTCTGATAAGATAAGCGGTGGAAAACTTGGTGGCTGGCTGGATCTCAGGGACGAGATTATCCCAAAATACCAGGCCGACATTGATGTACTTGCTGAAAACATGATCTGGACCATGAATTATCAACACTCCCAGGGGGCGGGTCTTACATACTTCACGGATCCTGTTGTCGGGGAGTATCAAGCCGATGACAGTGGCCTTCTTTCAAGCCTTGCCTTTGGGGACAGGATTGACTATGGGGAAGATTTTAAAATGTGGATCATGGACCAGTCAGGTAGTGAACCTGTTTACCGGTCCGTTGAGGTGGACATGGGTATTTCTGAGGCTGCTGTGTCCGACTGGGAGGGGACGGCCTTGGGCAGTGTCCAGGCCAGCTATCAGCTGACCGTTGTGGAAGGCGCCACAGTTGGAGACCGGGAGGTGGCTGAATTTGACGGGTCAGGCCTTGCCGAGGTGCAGACGGGTACAAGCGTTTCAGAGGCATTGAATTTATCCATTGCCGGTCAGACCCTGACGATTTCGGGCGGTCCAGATGGTACTCAAAAGATTGATGTGCAGGATATCGGCGGGCAAGCCTTAAGGTCTGCGGCTTCCATTGCTGATGCCCTGAACAAAATTGACGGGGTTGAGGCCCATGCTTCAGAAACTTCGGCAACCTTTGATCTTGGGGGTGTTCCTCTTGATGGTGAAGAGGTTAAGTATACCCTGGTCGTTGACGGAATCAAGTTGAATCAGACCTTTACCGTGGATTCCACCGTGGGAACCTTTCAGAAGCAGTTTGAAGATTCACTGGGCGATGCTGCCGAGACCATCAACGGGATCAACACCGACGAAGATTTTTCAGCAGCCGGTCTGACCGTTACCAGCAGTTCAGGCAAAACCATTGGGGTCCAAGGGCTTGAGATCGGTGCCGTTGATGGCAGTGAAACAATAACCTTTGAAGGTGCAATTGTGAATGAGGCTGGTTTCGGTGACGAAGTCGCTGTTATTACCGGCACGGTAACCCTTGTTCATAATCCGGGCATGTCCTTTTCCAGTTCGGTTTCAGGGTCTGGTAATGGGGAAATTTTTGAGAACGGAAAGGCCGTTTCCGGCAGTTCCATTATTACCCTGGGTGGAAAAGACGGATTTACCAATTTTACGGACGGAGATACCGTGGGGTTTAATGTTGATGGCCATAAGGTCTCCTACACGCCGGATGCAGGATTCATGACGGATGAGGATCATGCTGATAGACTGGTGGTTGAGATCAAGGACGTGTTCCTGACAGACGGTGTTGATGGTGATTATACGGTTTTTGCCACTGGAGGGTCTGTCTCCATTTTAAAGGACAGTGCCCTTGAAGAGCCCATTGAAATCACCAATTTTACCGAAGCAGTAAGTAATGATGCCACCCTCAGGGTCTCCACCGGCACGGGAAGTACCACCAACCAGCCGGTGAATGGGTTGCTGGAATCAAAAAATGCTTTTGGCAGGAACAGTGCCTCCTCCACCCTGTACAATGAAACCGGTTGGATTCAGTGGGAAAAACGTGATACAGAAGGGCTTTTGACCGGTGAGTCTGGACTCATTCAGGTGCAGGATGATGGCCGGGTGGAGATTCAGGAACAGGGGGTAACCACCCTGTCATTCAATATTGGTTCAGGAACACTGGTGGCCGGCAACACCCTTACCCTCAATACCGATACCTCGGGCACAGTGGACCCCCTTGATTTCAGAATAAGGGGCACGGCCAACAGCATCAGCGATACCTATATGTTTACCGTTGAATCCGGTGGAAAGGTGGGCACTCTTCCCGAATATGGTGAATCTCCCCTGGTAATCCGGTGGACCAGCAGCAATGGATATGGCAGCTTTGAGATTGAGGGAGAAGATCCGCCTTTGACCCCAGAAACGCCCTTTGAGGTTGAGGTGGATGGGATGACCCTGGTCATTTCTGACGGAACCCTTTTTACCGGTGATGTGTTTACCATCACAACCGACACATCGGGTAACCCTTTATCTACCAATGGGGATGGCTGGCCCACGGGAGAGCGGCTTTCCGACTGGCACTGGACCCTTGATTCCTTTGCAGACCAGGTAAACCGAACATCTTCCGGAATCTCAGCCTCGGCAACCCTGGACAACCGGTTGACCTTTGAAGCTTCCGATACCTATCATGACGTGGTGAACCTGTCGTTTGAAAATGCCAGTGGCAATGTCGGCTTTATGGCAGCCAATACCCTGGTTTCGGTTGAGAATTATGCAAACCTTGACTTTGAGGTTCAGGATCTGACCTTTGCAAGGGCCGATTCAGGCCAGTGGACCGTACAAAATGATCCAACTGGCGGTAACATTACCCTTCTTCCGGATGGCGGGGATGATGACGGGTTTGGCATTGATTTTAATGGGGACGAGATTGCAGACATTAAGGTGAGTTTCAAAAACAAGATCACAGGGGAGGGCTCCCTTAGTTTTGATCTGCTGAAAACCGACGCTTCAGAACTGAGCTTTGCCTTTGGGGATGATTCAGGGACCACAGCAGGGGTGATGGCTGCCGCGGGTATCAATACCTTTTTTTCAGGAAATGATTCCATGACAATGGCGGTGAACCATGCCTTGTTAAATTCCAACTACATTTCCGCCGCAATGATTAACAACGAGACCGGGGAGATCAGTCAGGGGGATAACCGCAATGCGCTTAACCTCTCTGACCTTCAGTTTAAAACCATTGATATGGAGACCTGGTCCTATGACAGGGGTGTGGATGCTGAGTCAAGCCTGACATTGTCCACCCTTGACTCCTACTATCAGAGGATGATTGGTTCCCTAGGGATTAAATCGAGGAGCATCCAGAGCAGCAGGCAGTTTTCAGACGTCATGGTAACGAATTTGACTGACCAGCGGGATGCCATCTCTGCAGTTTCCCTTGATGAGGAAATGATCAATTTGATAAAATACCAGCACGCCTTTGGTGCAGCATCAAAACTTGTTACCGTGTCAGATGAGATGCTCAACACGCTTTTGGGAATGAGATAA
- a CDS encoding flagellar protein FlgN: MEHFTDRLETLIHEKLVCYRQLTALLEADRQAILAMDVDSLWRITTKKNEIARQIERLRCKLLEVLDLQGIVHSMEPASFRLSTLVSLLSKTRDRARIEAMKIAIDAQKDEIQGLASENKRYINDYLKVVGDVMSTIVKMSGQDQYAFSGKICEGRESNHFIRAKV, translated from the coding sequence ATGGAACATTTTACCGACCGGCTTGAAACCCTGATTCATGAGAAGCTTGTCTGCTACAGGCAATTGACAGCGCTTTTGGAAGCGGATAGACAGGCTATCCTTGCCATGGATGTCGATTCCCTATGGCGTATTACAACGAAAAAAAATGAAATTGCCCGGCAGATTGAACGCCTGAGGTGCAAACTCCTGGAGGTTCTTGACCTTCAGGGCATTGTTCATTCCATGGAACCTGCCTCTTTCCGGCTCTCTACTCTGGTAAGTCTTCTTTCAAAAACCAGGGACAGGGCCAGAATTGAAGCCATGAAAATTGCCATTGATGCCCAAAAGGATGAAATACAGGGACTTGCCAGTGAAAATAAACGCTATATCAACGATTACCTCAAGGTGGTTGGTGACGTAATGTCGACCATTGTCAAGATGTCGGGCCAGGATCAATATGCATTTTCCGGCAAAATCTGCGAGGGCAGAGAGTCCAATCATTTTATAAGGGCAAAGGTATAG